Proteins encoded in a region of the Abyssisolibacter fermentans genome:
- the rnr gene encoding ribonuclease R, whose amino-acid sequence MNTKEKLVEFMKEQAYKPLKSKELAKIFDIHKNDMKDFSKLLKEMEKEGYVIRTREDTYGIPSKMNLIVGTLQGHAKGFGFLIPDDKEIKDIFITSNNMNGALHGDKVIVRLLSRSNKSRKAEGEIIRIIERTNEIIVGTFEKSKSFGFVVPDDERIRQDIFIPKGLTSNAKTGQKVVAKINEWPSKRRSPEGEVIEILGFIEDKGVDILSIIRKFDLPEEFPHKVLDAADRIEEEVLDSEIDKRVDLRDKIIFTIDGADAKDLDDAVSLEILPNGNYKLGVHIADVTHYVKESSALDKEAIKRGTSVYLVDRVIPMLPKKLSNGICSLHPNVTRLTLSCIMEINKKGKVVNHEIVETVINSKERLTYTDVSNLLEHEDKELKQKYAHIYDVLKNMEELCKILRKQRENRGAIDFDFDEAKVILDDEGKPIEVKKAERRIANKIIEEFMLVCNETISEYMYWAQMPFVYRVHEDPDEEKITEFNKFIRSFGYIIRGTNEIHPKELQLLLKKVEGKKEETVINTLMLRSLKKAKYSEVHGTHFGLAAKYYSHFTSPIRRYPDLQIHRIIKLFISNKLDNKKIKHLKKILPKIAEQASKRERIAEEAERETEDYKMVEYMSDKLGQEFEGIVSSVTSFGMFVELDNTIEGLVRISTLMDDYYIYDELNYCLVGERTRRIHKIGDVVRVKVVNTNLTKREIDFELVSEE is encoded by the coding sequence ATGAATACTAAAGAAAAGCTTGTTGAATTTATGAAAGAACAAGCATATAAACCTTTAAAGAGTAAAGAACTTGCTAAGATATTTGACATACATAAAAATGACATGAAGGATTTTTCTAAGCTATTAAAAGAGATGGAAAAGGAAGGGTATGTTATTAGGACTAGGGAGGATACATATGGTATTCCATCTAAGATGAATCTTATAGTTGGTACATTACAAGGGCATGCTAAGGGTTTTGGATTTTTAATACCAGATGATAAAGAAATCAAGGATATTTTTATAACTTCTAACAATATGAATGGTGCACTTCATGGTGATAAAGTTATAGTAAGATTATTAAGTAGATCTAATAAAAGCAGAAAAGCAGAAGGAGAAATAATAAGAATTATAGAAAGGACTAACGAAATTATTGTTGGTACTTTTGAAAAAAGTAAGAGCTTTGGTTTTGTAGTTCCAGATGATGAGAGAATTAGACAAGATATATTTATACCAAAGGGTTTAACAAGTAATGCCAAAACGGGTCAAAAAGTAGTAGCAAAAATAAATGAATGGCCAAGTAAAAGAAGAAGTCCAGAAGGTGAAGTTATAGAAATCTTAGGTTTTATAGAAGACAAAGGTGTAGATATCTTATCTATTATTAGAAAATTTGACTTACCAGAAGAGTTCCCTCACAAAGTACTAGATGCAGCAGATAGAATCGAAGAGGAAGTTTTAGATAGCGAAATTGATAAAAGAGTAGATTTGAGAGATAAGATAATATTTACTATAGATGGAGCGGATGCAAAAGATTTAGATGATGCTGTATCTTTAGAGATACTTCCAAACGGTAACTATAAACTTGGTGTTCATATTGCTGATGTTACACATTATGTTAAAGAAAGCTCAGCACTAGACAAAGAAGCAATAAAAAGAGGAACAAGTGTATATTTAGTTGACAGAGTTATACCAATGTTACCTAAGAAGCTGTCAAATGGTATATGTAGCTTACATCCTAATGTAACTCGCCTAACATTGAGTTGTATAATGGAAATTAATAAAAAGGGTAAAGTTGTTAATCATGAGATTGTTGAAACAGTTATTAACAGCAAAGAAAGATTAACCTATACAGATGTATCAAATTTATTAGAGCACGAAGATAAAGAATTGAAACAAAAATATGCTCATATTTACGATGTTCTAAAAAATATGGAAGAACTATGCAAAATTCTAAGGAAACAAAGAGAAAATAGAGGTGCTATAGATTTTGATTTTGATGAAGCAAAAGTGATATTAGATGATGAAGGAAAGCCAATAGAAGTCAAAAAGGCTGAAAGAAGAATAGCTAATAAAATCATAGAAGAATTTATGCTGGTATGTAATGAAACAATTTCTGAATATATGTATTGGGCACAAATGCCATTTGTATATAGAGTTCATGAAGATCCAGACGAAGAAAAAATCACAGAATTCAATAAATTCATTAGAAGTTTTGGTTATATTATAAGAGGAACAAATGAGATACATCCAAAAGAATTGCAACTTTTGTTAAAAAAAGTTGAGGGCAAGAAAGAAGAAACAGTCATTAATACATTAATGCTTAGATCTCTAAAAAAGGCAAAATATAGTGAAGTTCATGGTACTCATTTTGGATTAGCAGCAAAATATTATAGTCATTTTACATCACCAATAAGAAGATATCCTGATTTACAAATACACAGGATAATAAAATTGTTTATATCGAATAAATTGGACAATAAGAAGATAAAACATCTTAAAAAGATATTACCAAAGATAGCTGAGCAAGCATCAAAGAGGGAACGAATAGCTGAAGAAGCAGAAAGAGAAACAGAAGATTATAAAATGGTAGAATACATGAGTGATAAATTAGGCCAAGAATTTGAAGGTATAGTTTCTAGTGTTACTTCATTTGGAATGTTTGTAGAGCTAGATAATACAATTGAAGGACTAGTAAGGATAAGTACACTTATGGATGATTATTACATTTATGATGAATTGAATTATTGTCTAGTAGGGGAAAGAACAAGAAGAATACACAAAATTGGAGATGTAGTTAGAGTAAAGGTTGTTAATACTAATTTGACTAAGAGAGAGATTGATTTTGAATTAGTAAGTGAAGAATAG
- a CDS encoding FadR/GntR family transcriptional regulator, whose translation MFKPIKQKKVYQHVIEQIQNMIISGQLKKGDKLPAERDLSEQLGVSRASIREALRALEIIGLLESKQGEGNFIRDNIGNSFFEPLSVMFLLNKGKKEEILELRKMIEVETAASAATKITNNDIEELKDLMKRLENATDEKDSARIDKELHYKIAQIADNSLAMNLLNAISSLMELFIENAREIIMERSETRNLLIDQHQTICDALIEKNAIKAAEAMREHLNTINRSMINIKNED comes from the coding sequence TTGTTTAAGCCAATAAAACAAAAAAAAGTTTATCAACATGTAATTGAACAAATACAAAATATGATTATTTCAGGACAACTTAAAAAAGGAGATAAGCTTCCTGCTGAGAGAGACTTGTCTGAGCAATTAGGTGTTAGCAGAGCATCAATAAGAGAAGCTTTAAGAGCCTTAGAAATAATAGGATTGTTAGAAAGTAAACAAGGTGAGGGTAATTTTATTCGTGATAACATAGGAAATAGTTTTTTTGAACCTCTTTCAGTAATGTTTTTATTAAATAAAGGAAAAAAAGAAGAAATTTTAGAATTAAGAAAGATGATTGAAGTTGAAACAGCTGCTAGTGCTGCAACTAAAATAACTAATAATGATATAGAAGAATTAAAAGATTTAATGAAAAGATTAGAAAATGCAACAGATGAAAAGGATAGTGCAAGGATAGATAAGGAATTGCATTATAAAATAGCTCAAATTGCAGACAATTCACTTGCAATGAATTTACTAAATGCAATATCTTCACTCATGGAACTATTTATAGAAAATGCAAGAGAGATTATTATGGAGCGTTCAGAAACTAGAAATTTGCTTATAGATCAACATCAAACAATATGTGATGCATTAATAGAAAAAAATGCAATAAAAGCAGCAGAAGCAATGAGGGAGCATTTAAATACAATAAATAGATCAATGATAAATATAAAGAATGAAGATTAA
- a CDS encoding D-alanine--D-alanine ligase family protein, producing MIKVGVIFGGRSVEHEVSVITGLQVIENIDKSKYEPVAIYINKEGKWFTGDCLKKYDTFKNKSFSDAKEIIFTPVHGDRKMYSHPEKKGLFAKKVFEEIDVIFPSVHGTNGEDGTIQGLFELMNIPYTGCNVTSAAVGMDKILMKDVYKSHDLQVVDYTWFYRSTWLKNKDSVIEKVQKEVEYPVFVKPANLGSSVGINKANNEGELVNAIEVAIRYDRKILIEKAVKNPREINCAVMGYDDKLKVSLCEEPLGWKDLLTYEDKYINSSKGGSGSKGGSDKRKIPADLKEKTTKEIERMAKEAFSVIDARGNARIDFLLDENDKVYVNEINTAPGSWAFYLWEATGISFKSMISEMIDIALKVHEEKSNNMYSYDIDLFKRREQISKASKL from the coding sequence ATGATTAAAGTTGGTGTTATTTTTGGTGGTAGAAGTGTTGAACATGAAGTTTCTGTTATAACAGGACTTCAAGTTATTGAAAATATAGATAAGAGCAAGTATGAGCCAGTCGCGATATACATTAACAAAGAAGGCAAGTGGTTTACAGGAGATTGCTTAAAAAAATATGATACATTTAAGAATAAGTCATTTAGTGATGCAAAGGAAATTATTTTCACACCTGTTCATGGTGATCGCAAAATGTATTCTCACCCTGAAAAAAAAGGCTTATTTGCAAAAAAAGTCTTTGAAGAAATAGATGTTATTTTCCCATCAGTTCATGGTACAAATGGTGAGGATGGAACCATTCAAGGATTATTCGAGTTAATGAATATACCTTATACTGGATGCAATGTGACTTCGGCAGCAGTAGGCATGGATAAAATACTGATGAAGGATGTTTACAAATCACATGATTTGCAGGTAGTAGATTATACTTGGTTTTATAGAAGCACATGGTTAAAAAATAAGGATAGTGTTATTGAGAAGGTTCAAAAAGAAGTAGAATATCCTGTTTTTGTTAAGCCAGCAAATTTAGGATCAAGTGTTGGTATAAATAAAGCAAATAATGAAGGTGAATTAGTTAACGCCATAGAAGTTGCAATAAGATACGATAGAAAGATTTTGATTGAAAAAGCAGTAAAAAACCCTAGAGAGATAAATTGTGCTGTCATGGGTTATGATGATAAATTAAAGGTTTCATTGTGTGAAGAACCTTTAGGCTGGAAGGATTTATTGACTTATGAAGATAAATACATAAATAGTTCAAAAGGTGGAAGTGGATCAAAAGGTGGAAGTGATAAGAGAAAGATACCAGCAGATTTAAAAGAAAAGACTACAAAAGAAATTGAAAGAATGGCAAAAGAAGCTTTTAGTGTCATAGATGCAAGAGGAAATGCTAGAATAGATTTCTTATTAGATGAAAATGATAAAGTATATGTAAACGAAATAAACACAGCACCAGGTTCATGGGCATTTTACTTATGGGAAGCAACAGGAATAAGCTTTAAGAGTATGATAAGTGAGATGATAGATATAGCACTTAAAGTACATGAAGAGAAGTCAAACAATATGTATTCATATGATATTGATTTATTTAAAAGAAGAGAACAGATAAGTAAAGCAAGTAAACTTTAA